From the genome of Miscanthus floridulus cultivar M001 chromosome 10, ASM1932011v1, whole genome shotgun sequence, one region includes:
- the LOC136485514 gene encoding L-type lectin-domain containing receptor kinase IX.1-like isoform X1, giving the protein MTPRRFFLVALLTAISLFARTALVAVSQDYTASWPYCSTTGNYTMASSYQVNLVQLMADLQAGAIDNRGFNVSMAGKSPDTVFGLIMCYADRSWDQCQNCVRAATAGVQQTCPFSREMKACYIDACVLRYSDTPFFSVADLNVSYYGWISTYVTDMVGMNATRWTLMSRLVGEASGLPLRLANKSEVFKDSDGSSQLMYGFAQCTRDLNSSECTRCLTHLVAELSNSRPNNTYGAVKGYSCYVVYQIGRDLGIMLPPSPAESPEPSPPPPVTTPPQPEATSSPHHGIDGRLIAGATLGSLAAAVALGIMVALFWRRRRKDTAPEQELGAMFDGEPQEEEFEKGAGPKRFHYRDLAIATRHFSQEEKLGEGGFGSVYHGYLKDMDLHVAIKRVSKNSNQGRKEFESEVKIISQLRHRNLVELIGWCHAGEELLLVYELMHNGSLDTHIHNPKKVLSWPIRHEMVLGVGSALLYLHQDCQKCVVHRDIKPSNIMLDASFNAKLGDFGLARLIDHGRGSHTTVLAGTIGYMDPECMVTGNTSIQSDVYSFGVVVLEITCGRPATIADVKGTTIHLVHWVWEFYSRGRILDAADARLDGDFNAAEMELVMVTALWCAHPDRTRRPPIREAMNVLLRLDAQLPSLPAKMPVATFEPPQSLLDNSISTTTTGSIISVTETSCLLR; this is encoded by the exons ATGACTCCACGGCGCTTCTTCTTGGTCGCCCTTCTCACGGCGATCTCATTGTTCGCCAGAACAGCGCTGGTAGCTGTTAGCCAGGATTACACAGCTTCTTGGCCCTATTGCTCGACGACCGGCAACTACACCATGGCGAGCTCATACCAGGTGAACCTCGTCCAGCTCATGGCTGATCTCCAGGCGGGCGCCATAGACAACCGTGGGTTTAATGTGAGCATGGCAGGAAAGTCACCGGACACTGTCTTTGGCCTCATCATGTGCTATGCCGACCGCAGCTGGGATCAGTGCCAGAACTGCGTTCGAGCAGCGACCGCCGGGGTGCAGCAAACATGCCCGTTCAGCCGGGAGATGAAGGCCTGCTACATCGACGCCTGCGTCCTGAGGTACTCTGACACGCCGTTCTTCTCTGTCGCCGATCTTAACGTGTCCTACTACGGATGGATATCTACCTATGTCACCGACATGGTAGGCATGAACGCCACGAGGTGGACGCTGATGAGCCGGCTAGTGGGAGAGGCATCCGGTTTGCCACTACGGCTGGCCAACAAGAGTGAGGTGTTCAAAGACTCTGATGGCAGCTCCCAGCTGATGTATGGGTTCGCGCAGTGCACAAGGGACCTCAACTCAAGCGAGTGCACCAGGTGCCTCACGCATTTGGTGGCGGAGCTGTCCAACTCCCGTCCAAACAACACCTACGGCGCTGTAAAAGGATACAGCTGCTACGTGGTGTACCAGATCGGGAGAGACCTGGGCATCATGCTTCCACCTTCACCGGCAGAGTCGCCGGAGCCCTCACCACCGCCACCGGTGACGACTCCTCCACAGCCAGAAG CTACGTCGTCGCCTCACCACGGCATCGACGGAAGGCTCATAGCCGGTGCAACTTTGGGTTCATTGGCTGCTGCCGTTGCCTTGGGCATCATGGTAGCGCTCTTTTGGCGACGCAGGAGAAAGGATACTGCACCGGAACAGGAACTAGGCGCTATGTTCGACGGTGAGCCACAAGAAGAGGAGTTTGAGAAAGGTGCAGGGCCCAAACGGTTCCACTACAGAGATCTGGCTATCGCCACCAGGCATTTCTCCCAAGAGGAGAAACTTGGAGAAGGGGGATTTGGGTCTGTGTACCATGGTTACTTAAAGGATATGGATCTTCATGTCGCTATAAAAAGAGTATCTAAGAACTCCAATCAGGGTAGGAAGGAATTCGAGTCCGAGGTGAAGATCATAAGCCAGCTGAGGCACCGCAACCTCGTGGAGCTCATCGGTTGGTGCCATGCTGGTGAAGAACTCTTGCTTGTGTATGAACTTATGCACAATGGAAGTCTTGATACTCATATTCACAACCCCAAAAAAGTATTGTCATGGCCGATCAG GCATGAGATGGTGCTTGGAGTTGGTTCAGCACTTCTGTACCTTCATCAGGATTGCCAGAAATGTGTTGTGCACCGTGACATCAAGCCGAGCAACATTATGCTAGATGCATCGTTCAACGCAAAGCTTGGTGATTTTGGGCTCGCGAGGCTCATCGACCACGGCAGGGGATCACACACGACCGTGCTCGCTGGCACGATTGGGTACATGGACCCAGAATGCATGGTCACGGGCAATACCAGCATTCAGTCTGATGTTTACAGCTTTGGCGTCGTCGTCCTCGAGATCACTTGCGGACGGCCGGCAACAATTGCCGATGTTAAAGGCACGACTATCCACCTGGTGCACTGGGTGTGGGAATTCTACAGTCGCGGAAGGATCCTCGATGCCGCCGATGCACGGCTCGACGGCGACTTCAACGCCGCGGAGATGGAGCTTGTGATGGTCACGGCACTCTGGTGCGCCCACCCAGACCGCACCCGGAGGCCCCCCATCCGTGAGGCTATGAACGTGCTCCTCCGCCTGGACGCACAGTTGCCAAGTCTCCCTGCAAAAATGCCGGTGGCGACATTCGAACCACCACAGTCGTTGTTGGACAACTCCATTTCTACGACCACCACGGGTTCCATCATCAGTGTGACTGAGACCTCTTGCTTGCTACGATGA
- the LOC136485514 gene encoding L-type lectin-domain containing receptor kinase IX.1-like isoform X2 — translation MTPRRFFLVALLTAISLFARTALVAVSQDYTASWPYCSTTGNYTMASSYQSPDTVFGLIMCYADRSWDQCQNCVRAATAGVQQTCPFSREMKACYIDACVLRYSDTPFFSVADLNVSYYGWISTYVTDMVGMNATRWTLMSRLVGEASGLPLRLANKSEVFKDSDGSSQLMYGFAQCTRDLNSSECTRCLTHLVAELSNSRPNNTYGAVKGYSCYVVYQIGRDLGIMLPPSPAESPEPSPPPPVTTPPQPEATSSPHHGIDGRLIAGATLGSLAAAVALGIMVALFWRRRRKDTAPEQELGAMFDGEPQEEEFEKGAGPKRFHYRDLAIATRHFSQEEKLGEGGFGSVYHGYLKDMDLHVAIKRVSKNSNQGRKEFESEVKIISQLRHRNLVELIGWCHAGEELLLVYELMHNGSLDTHIHNPKKVLSWPIRHEMVLGVGSALLYLHQDCQKCVVHRDIKPSNIMLDASFNAKLGDFGLARLIDHGRGSHTTVLAGTIGYMDPECMVTGNTSIQSDVYSFGVVVLEITCGRPATIADVKGTTIHLVHWVWEFYSRGRILDAADARLDGDFNAAEMELVMVTALWCAHPDRTRRPPIREAMNVLLRLDAQLPSLPAKMPVATFEPPQSLLDNSISTTTTGSIISVTETSCLLR, via the exons ATGACTCCACGGCGCTTCTTCTTGGTCGCCCTTCTCACGGCGATCTCATTGTTCGCCAGAACAGCGCTGGTAGCTGTTAGCCAGGATTACACAGCTTCTTGGCCCTATTGCTCGACGACCGGCAACTACACCATGGCGAGCTCATACCAG TCACCGGACACTGTCTTTGGCCTCATCATGTGCTATGCCGACCGCAGCTGGGATCAGTGCCAGAACTGCGTTCGAGCAGCGACCGCCGGGGTGCAGCAAACATGCCCGTTCAGCCGGGAGATGAAGGCCTGCTACATCGACGCCTGCGTCCTGAGGTACTCTGACACGCCGTTCTTCTCTGTCGCCGATCTTAACGTGTCCTACTACGGATGGATATCTACCTATGTCACCGACATGGTAGGCATGAACGCCACGAGGTGGACGCTGATGAGCCGGCTAGTGGGAGAGGCATCCGGTTTGCCACTACGGCTGGCCAACAAGAGTGAGGTGTTCAAAGACTCTGATGGCAGCTCCCAGCTGATGTATGGGTTCGCGCAGTGCACAAGGGACCTCAACTCAAGCGAGTGCACCAGGTGCCTCACGCATTTGGTGGCGGAGCTGTCCAACTCCCGTCCAAACAACACCTACGGCGCTGTAAAAGGATACAGCTGCTACGTGGTGTACCAGATCGGGAGAGACCTGGGCATCATGCTTCCACCTTCACCGGCAGAGTCGCCGGAGCCCTCACCACCGCCACCGGTGACGACTCCTCCACAGCCAGAAG CTACGTCGTCGCCTCACCACGGCATCGACGGAAGGCTCATAGCCGGTGCAACTTTGGGTTCATTGGCTGCTGCCGTTGCCTTGGGCATCATGGTAGCGCTCTTTTGGCGACGCAGGAGAAAGGATACTGCACCGGAACAGGAACTAGGCGCTATGTTCGACGGTGAGCCACAAGAAGAGGAGTTTGAGAAAGGTGCAGGGCCCAAACGGTTCCACTACAGAGATCTGGCTATCGCCACCAGGCATTTCTCCCAAGAGGAGAAACTTGGAGAAGGGGGATTTGGGTCTGTGTACCATGGTTACTTAAAGGATATGGATCTTCATGTCGCTATAAAAAGAGTATCTAAGAACTCCAATCAGGGTAGGAAGGAATTCGAGTCCGAGGTGAAGATCATAAGCCAGCTGAGGCACCGCAACCTCGTGGAGCTCATCGGTTGGTGCCATGCTGGTGAAGAACTCTTGCTTGTGTATGAACTTATGCACAATGGAAGTCTTGATACTCATATTCACAACCCCAAAAAAGTATTGTCATGGCCGATCAG GCATGAGATGGTGCTTGGAGTTGGTTCAGCACTTCTGTACCTTCATCAGGATTGCCAGAAATGTGTTGTGCACCGTGACATCAAGCCGAGCAACATTATGCTAGATGCATCGTTCAACGCAAAGCTTGGTGATTTTGGGCTCGCGAGGCTCATCGACCACGGCAGGGGATCACACACGACCGTGCTCGCTGGCACGATTGGGTACATGGACCCAGAATGCATGGTCACGGGCAATACCAGCATTCAGTCTGATGTTTACAGCTTTGGCGTCGTCGTCCTCGAGATCACTTGCGGACGGCCGGCAACAATTGCCGATGTTAAAGGCACGACTATCCACCTGGTGCACTGGGTGTGGGAATTCTACAGTCGCGGAAGGATCCTCGATGCCGCCGATGCACGGCTCGACGGCGACTTCAACGCCGCGGAGATGGAGCTTGTGATGGTCACGGCACTCTGGTGCGCCCACCCAGACCGCACCCGGAGGCCCCCCATCCGTGAGGCTATGAACGTGCTCCTCCGCCTGGACGCACAGTTGCCAAGTCTCCCTGCAAAAATGCCGGTGGCGACATTCGAACCACCACAGTCGTTGTTGGACAACTCCATTTCTACGACCACCACGGGTTCCATCATCAGTGTGACTGAGACCTCTTGCTTGCTACGATGA